Proteins from a single region of Streptomyces sp. TN58:
- a CDS encoding Pls/PosA family non-ribosomal peptide synthetase translates to MPATPDRTELALLDGRSLHPAPDAGAAAYEETGKAARFRTGPAAPPRTLVDILEATVRAYPDEPALDDGATRLTYRALATEVDRGRRALAAAGIGAGDRVGVRVPSGTADLYVAILAVLAAGAAYVPVEAEDPDERAALVFGEAGVRAVVGAGRRIDILDTTSDTAPRGDRSARPGPDHDAWIIFTSGSTGRPKGVAVTHRSAAAFVDAEAALFLTEEPLGPGDRVMAGLSVAFDASCEEMWLAWRHGACLVPVPRSMVRSGADLGPWLVEQEITAVSTVPTLAALWEPEALGEVRLLVFGGEACPPELVQRLVTEGREVWNTYGPTEATVVACAALLTGTGPVRIGLPLHGWELAVVDGSGEPVPMGGSGELVIGGVGLARYLDPGKDAEKYAPLASLGWQRAYRSGDLVRAEPEGLVFLGRADEQIKLGGRRIELGEIDAALQALPHVAGAAAAVRTARSGNQLLVGYLVTQDGWDRAAAVERLRAELPAALVPLLAPVPELPTRTSGKVDRDALPWPLPDLESAGPAEELHGTEAWLAEQWRETLGTAVTSASDDFFAIGGNSIAAARLTTRLRTRYPSAAVLDIYQQPTLRKLARRLEKSAPDAGAARPVAPVPRRAQAVQCLLLLPLLTVLGLRWTVALLALGNVLHRFGPYPWAPTASWWLVAAGAVLLFSPPGRLAVAAGGARLLLRGVEAGRYPRGGSVHLRLWTAERLAEYAGATSLTGSWLERYARALGAKVGPEVDLHALPPVTGMLKLGRGCAVEAEADLSGHWLDGDQLEIGPLRIGAGAVVGTRSVLFPGARIGKRAEVAPGSAVTGTVPTGQRWAGAPAVELGRAKHNWPGERPPRGVHWRAMYGTTGFCLTALPALAAVPALLVLTRFVPADATLAEALRGALVAVVPATLAFGLAYALLLLAGVRLLSLGLHPGSHPTHSRTGWQAWTVTQLMDLARGALFPLYAGLITPVWLRLLGMRIGRGAEVSTVLALPSLTTVGDGAFLADDTLTAPFELGGGWVRIGHSAIGRRAFLGNSGMAAPGRAVPDDGLVGVLSAVPKKAKKGSSYLGLPPVKLPRSAAAADHSRTYDPPAHLLWARGLVELCRLLPVFCSAALAVLGAAALCALTAHGGLGLWSAALLSGAVLLAAGTAACCVAVTAKWLLVGRHRPGEHPLWSGFVWRNELADTFVEVLAVPWPAGPVPGTPLMSLWLRGLGARIGRGVWCESYWLPEADLVTLGDGVSVNRGCVLQTHLFHDRILRTDTVVLREGATLGPGGIVLPGSTVGARSTLGPASLVMAGESVPADTRWLGNPIEAWRS, encoded by the coding sequence ATGCCAGCCACACCCGACCGCACTGAACTCGCACTTCTCGACGGCCGCAGCCTCCACCCCGCCCCGGACGCGGGAGCGGCGGCGTACGAGGAGACCGGCAAGGCCGCCCGCTTCCGCACCGGCCCCGCCGCCCCGCCCCGCACCCTCGTCGACATCCTCGAAGCCACCGTTCGGGCGTACCCCGACGAACCGGCCCTCGACGACGGCGCCACCCGCCTCACCTACCGCGCCCTGGCCACCGAGGTCGACCGCGGCCGCCGCGCCCTCGCCGCCGCCGGGATCGGCGCCGGCGACCGGGTCGGCGTACGCGTCCCCTCCGGCACCGCCGACCTGTACGTGGCGATCCTCGCCGTCCTCGCCGCGGGCGCCGCCTACGTACCCGTCGAAGCCGAGGACCCCGACGAACGGGCCGCCCTCGTCTTCGGCGAGGCCGGAGTGCGGGCGGTGGTCGGCGCAGGACGGCGCATCGACATCCTCGACACCACAAGTGACACGGCCCCCCGCGGCGACCGCTCCGCCCGTCCCGGCCCCGACCACGACGCGTGGATCATCTTCACCTCCGGCTCCACCGGCAGGCCGAAGGGCGTCGCCGTCACCCACCGCAGCGCCGCCGCCTTCGTCGACGCCGAAGCCGCGCTCTTCCTCACCGAGGAACCCCTCGGACCCGGCGACCGGGTCATGGCAGGCCTGTCCGTCGCCTTCGACGCCTCCTGCGAGGAGATGTGGCTGGCCTGGCGCCACGGAGCCTGCCTCGTGCCCGTCCCGCGCAGCATGGTCCGCAGCGGCGCCGACCTCGGCCCCTGGCTGGTCGAACAGGAGATCACCGCGGTCTCCACGGTCCCCACCCTCGCCGCCCTCTGGGAGCCCGAGGCCCTCGGTGAGGTCCGGCTGCTCGTCTTCGGCGGCGAGGCCTGCCCGCCCGAACTCGTCCAGCGGCTGGTCACCGAGGGCCGCGAGGTCTGGAACACCTACGGCCCCACCGAAGCCACCGTCGTCGCCTGCGCCGCACTCCTGACCGGCACGGGGCCCGTCCGCATCGGCCTCCCGCTGCACGGCTGGGAACTCGCCGTCGTCGACGGGTCCGGAGAGCCGGTCCCGATGGGCGGCAGCGGCGAACTCGTCATCGGCGGCGTCGGCCTGGCCCGCTACCTCGACCCGGGCAAGGACGCCGAGAAGTACGCCCCCCTCGCATCCCTCGGCTGGCAGCGCGCCTACCGCAGCGGCGACCTCGTCCGCGCGGAACCGGAAGGGCTCGTCTTCCTAGGCCGCGCCGACGAGCAGATCAAACTCGGCGGCCGACGCATCGAACTCGGCGAGATCGACGCCGCCCTCCAGGCACTGCCGCACGTGGCGGGCGCCGCCGCAGCCGTCCGCACCGCCCGCAGCGGCAACCAGCTGCTCGTCGGCTATCTCGTCACCCAGGACGGCTGGGACCGGGCCGCCGCCGTCGAACGCCTGCGAGCCGAGCTGCCCGCCGCGCTCGTACCGCTCCTCGCCCCCGTCCCCGAACTGCCCACCCGCACCTCCGGCAAGGTGGACCGCGACGCGCTGCCCTGGCCGCTTCCCGACCTGGAGAGCGCCGGACCCGCCGAAGAGCTCCACGGCACCGAGGCCTGGCTCGCCGAACAGTGGCGGGAGACCCTCGGCACAGCCGTCACCAGCGCCTCCGACGACTTCTTCGCGATCGGCGGCAACAGCATCGCCGCCGCCCGGCTCACCACCCGGCTGCGCACCCGCTACCCGAGCGCAGCCGTGCTCGACATCTACCAGCAGCCCACCCTCCGCAAGCTGGCCCGCCGCCTGGAGAAGTCCGCACCGGACGCCGGCGCGGCACGCCCCGTCGCACCCGTCCCCCGCCGCGCCCAAGCCGTCCAGTGCCTCCTGCTGCTGCCGCTGCTCACCGTGCTCGGCCTGCGCTGGACGGTCGCCCTGCTGGCGCTCGGCAACGTACTGCACCGGTTCGGGCCGTATCCGTGGGCGCCGACCGCCTCCTGGTGGCTCGTCGCCGCCGGCGCCGTCCTGCTCTTCAGCCCGCCGGGCCGCCTCGCCGTCGCAGCCGGCGGCGCCCGCCTGCTCCTGCGCGGGGTCGAGGCCGGACGGTACCCGCGCGGCGGCAGCGTCCACCTCAGACTGTGGACCGCCGAGCGGCTGGCCGAATACGCGGGCGCGACCTCCCTGACCGGATCCTGGCTGGAGCGCTACGCCCGGGCCCTCGGCGCCAAGGTCGGCCCCGAGGTGGACCTGCACGCACTGCCTCCCGTCACCGGCATGCTCAAGCTCGGCCGCGGCTGCGCCGTGGAGGCCGAGGCCGACCTCAGCGGCCACTGGCTGGACGGCGACCAGCTGGAGATCGGCCCCCTGAGGATCGGCGCCGGAGCGGTGGTCGGCACCCGCAGTGTGCTCTTCCCGGGCGCGCGGATCGGCAAGCGGGCCGAGGTCGCCCCCGGCTCCGCCGTCACCGGGACCGTGCCGACCGGCCAGCGCTGGGCCGGCGCGCCCGCCGTCGAACTCGGCAGGGCCAAACACAACTGGCCCGGTGAACGCCCGCCCCGCGGGGTCCACTGGCGCGCCATGTACGGAACCACCGGCTTCTGCCTCACGGCGCTGCCCGCCCTCGCCGCCGTACCCGCCCTGCTCGTGCTGACCCGGTTCGTGCCCGCGGACGCCACGCTCGCCGAGGCCCTGCGCGGAGCCCTGGTCGCCGTGGTGCCCGCCACACTCGCCTTCGGCCTGGCCTACGCACTGCTGCTGCTGGCCGGCGTACGCCTGCTGAGCCTCGGCCTGCACCCCGGCAGCCATCCGACGCACAGCCGGACCGGCTGGCAGGCCTGGACGGTCACCCAACTCATGGACCTCGCCAGGGGCGCACTCTTCCCGCTGTACGCCGGGCTGATCACGCCGGTCTGGCTGCGCCTGCTCGGCATGAGGATCGGCCGCGGGGCCGAGGTGTCCACCGTACTGGCGCTGCCCAGCCTCACCACCGTCGGCGACGGCGCGTTCCTCGCCGACGACACCCTCACCGCCCCCTTCGAACTGGGCGGCGGCTGGGTGCGGATCGGGCACTCCGCGATCGGCCGCCGGGCCTTCCTCGGCAACTCCGGCATGGCCGCTCCCGGCCGTGCCGTGCCGGACGACGGGCTGGTCGGCGTACTGTCCGCCGTCCCGAAGAAGGCCAAGAAGGGCAGCTCCTACCTGGGCCTGCCCCCGGTCAAACTGCCCCGGTCCGCGGCCGCCGCCGACCACAGCCGGACCTACGACCCGCCCGCGCACCTGCTGTGGGCCCGCGGCCTGGTGGAGCTGTGCCGACTCCTCCCCGTCTTCTGCTCGGCGGCCCTGGCCGTACTGGGCGCGGCGGCGCTGTGCGCGCTGACCGCCCACGGCGGCCTGGGCCTCTGGTCGGCCGCGCTGCTGTCGGGAGCCGTACTCCTGGCCGCCGGAACGGCCGCGTGCTGTGTGGCGGTCACCGCGAAGTGGCTGCTGGTCGGCCGGCACCGGCCGGGCGAGCACCCGCTGTGGAGCGGCTTCGTCTGGCGCAACGAGCTCGCCGACACCTTCGTCGAGGTACTGGCCGTGCCCTGGCCCGCCGGACCGGTGCCCGGTACCCCGCTGATGTCCCTGTGGCTGCGCGGGCTCGGCGCCCGCATCGGCCGGGGCGTGTGGTGCGAGAGCTACTGGCTGCCGGAGGCCGACCTGGTCACCCTCGGCGACGGGGTCAGCGTGAACCGCGGCTGTGTGCTGCAGACGCACCTCTTCCACGACCGGATCTTGCGGACGGATACTGTGGTCCTCCGCGAGGGCGCCACCCTGGGCCCCGGTGGAATCGTCCTGCCCGGCAGCACGGTCGGGGCACGCAGCACCCTGGGCCCCGCCTCCCTCGTGATGGCCGGGGAGTCCGTCCCCGCCGACACGCGCTGGCTGGGCAACCCGATCGAGGCGTGGCGCTCCTGA
- a CDS encoding M1 family metallopeptidase has product MSGQTTAVPDPYFPANGDARYRVHRYEIALDYRPAPNRLAGTGRLSAIAGRAPLTEFHLNLADFKTGRVLVDGRPPQYTHRGGRLRIRPAKPLPPGAAFTVDVQWSGNPRPVRSPWGGLGWEELTDGALVASQPVGAPSWYPCNDRPADKASYQISVNTPSAYTVVAGGRLLTRTTRASTTTWVYEQPAPTSSYLVGLAIGMFQTVLLGDPGPGGVTQSAHVPAHLLQRFARDFARQPAMMRLFEELFGPYPFGEYAVVVADEELDVPVEAQGLSLFGANHVDGVRGSERLIAHELAHQWFGNSVTIADWRHIWLNEGFAKYAEWLWSERSGGRTAHEQAAAAHRSLTARPQDLRLVDPGRKLMFDDRLYQRGGLTVHAIRRALGDEAFFRMLRDWAAVHRHGVVSTAAFTAHAARYTADPLDDLYSAWLYEAPLPPLPG; this is encoded by the coding sequence GTGAGCGGCCAGACCACAGCGGTACCGGACCCGTACTTCCCGGCCAACGGGGACGCCCGCTACCGCGTGCACCGGTACGAGATCGCCCTGGACTACCGCCCCGCCCCCAACCGGCTGGCGGGAACGGGCCGCCTCAGCGCGATCGCCGGCCGGGCGCCGCTCACCGAGTTCCACCTGAACCTGGCCGACTTCAAGACCGGCCGTGTCCTGGTCGACGGGCGGCCGCCGCAGTACACCCACCGCGGCGGCAGGCTCCGCATCCGCCCCGCCAAGCCGCTGCCGCCCGGAGCCGCCTTCACCGTCGACGTGCAGTGGTCGGGCAACCCCAGGCCGGTGCGCAGCCCCTGGGGCGGCCTCGGCTGGGAGGAACTGACCGACGGCGCCCTCGTGGCCAGCCAGCCCGTCGGCGCCCCCTCCTGGTACCCCTGCAACGACCGCCCCGCCGACAAGGCCTCGTACCAGATCTCCGTCAACACGCCGTCCGCCTACACGGTCGTGGCCGGCGGCCGGCTCCTCACCCGCACCACCCGCGCGAGCACCACCACCTGGGTGTACGAGCAGCCCGCGCCGACCTCCAGCTACCTGGTCGGCCTCGCCATCGGCATGTTCCAGACGGTGCTCCTGGGCGACCCCGGACCCGGCGGCGTGACCCAGAGCGCCCACGTGCCCGCCCACCTGCTCCAGCGGTTCGCCCGGGACTTCGCCCGGCAGCCCGCCATGATGCGGCTCTTCGAGGAGCTCTTCGGCCCCTACCCCTTCGGCGAGTACGCGGTGGTCGTCGCCGACGAGGAACTGGACGTGCCGGTGGAGGCGCAGGGACTCTCCCTCTTCGGGGCCAACCACGTGGACGGCGTCCGCGGCTCGGAGCGCCTGATCGCCCACGAGCTCGCGCACCAGTGGTTCGGCAACAGCGTGACCATCGCCGACTGGCGCCACATCTGGCTCAACGAGGGCTTCGCGAAATACGCCGAATGGCTCTGGTCGGAGCGCTCCGGCGGCCGCACCGCACACGAGCAGGCGGCCGCCGCGCACCGGTCGCTGACCGCCCGGCCGCAGGACCTGCGGCTGGTCGACCCCGGCCGGAAGCTGATGTTCGACGACCGCCTGTACCAGCGCGGCGGTCTCACCGTCCACGCGATCCGCCGCGCCCTCGGCGACGAGGCCTTCTTCCGCATGCTGCGCGACTGGGCCGCCGTACACCGGCACGGCGTGGTGAGCACCGCCGCGTTCACCGCCCACGCCGCCCGCTACACGGCCGATCCGCTGGACGACCTGTACTCGGCCTGGCTGTACGAGGCCCCGCTCCCGCCCCTGCCGGGGTAG
- a CDS encoding protein kinase domain-containing protein: MLELTGSGAEPLEAEDPLRIGPIPLAGRLGAGGMGRVYLGVHERRYVAVKQLLSSVVGEDEDFLRRFGHELDNLARLPAGATAPLLAGDREARPPWFATAYVPGLTLSEALRLHGGPLPEDALWLLLREAAASLAPVHALDMVHRDLKPSNVMLTLDGLTLIDFGVARAAEQSRLTVTGMVVGTPAYMAPEQASGKRALSGATDVFALGSVLAYAACGRPPFGDESGHGVLYRIVHEQPDLEPLRERAPELADIVEACLAKDPDSRPTAPELLDRASRKGPFTQPLWPAAVDERLAERAAFAENVQEIDVPTLPLSGGRPEAEAAGEEKEKEKAPGPDPAPGSPPDGPERGVRRERRRTRVLLAVLPVVVLSGGTTLAIQYLPHTSSPRAEAQNTPTASVTAPADPASAAGGSPSGTAPSAHPPAQDPGQAPGATGGDPATAAGGAGTGPGAGPVAGGAPPGTGGSAGAGGGDGGSRPAAGGTSAAPTKAPAQPPSSPDSGTYRYRNGNNGKCITQVFGSSDFGDCANGSARWTVRSMPDGGFKLVNQQSGSCLYSNGLGQAVFVGDCSQDIGRVWRTGSNGALRSDLGGGCLDLGMSSGLVTKTCGGEASQRWTKQT; this comes from the coding sequence GTGTTAGAGCTGACGGGGAGCGGGGCCGAGCCACTGGAGGCGGAGGATCCGCTTCGGATCGGGCCGATCCCGCTGGCGGGGCGGCTCGGGGCCGGCGGCATGGGACGGGTGTACCTCGGCGTCCACGAGCGCCGCTACGTCGCCGTCAAGCAGCTCCTGTCCTCCGTCGTCGGCGAGGACGAGGACTTCCTGCGCCGCTTCGGGCACGAGCTGGACAACCTCGCCCGGCTGCCCGCGGGGGCCACGGCGCCGCTGCTCGCCGGCGACCGCGAGGCCAGACCGCCGTGGTTCGCCACCGCCTACGTCCCCGGGCTCACCCTGAGCGAAGCCCTCAGGCTGCACGGCGGCCCGCTCCCCGAGGACGCCCTGTGGCTGCTGCTGCGGGAGGCGGCGGCGAGCCTGGCGCCGGTGCACGCGCTGGACATGGTGCACCGCGACCTCAAGCCCTCGAACGTCATGCTCACCCTGGACGGGCTGACCCTCATCGACTTCGGTGTGGCGCGGGCCGCCGAGCAGAGCCGGCTGACCGTGACCGGCATGGTCGTGGGCACTCCCGCCTACATGGCTCCCGAGCAGGCCTCGGGGAAGCGGGCGCTGAGCGGCGCCACCGACGTGTTCGCGCTGGGTTCGGTACTCGCGTACGCGGCGTGCGGCCGGCCCCCCTTCGGAGACGAGTCCGGCCACGGTGTGCTGTACCGGATCGTCCACGAGCAGCCCGACCTGGAGCCGCTGCGGGAGCGGGCGCCGGAGCTGGCCGACATCGTCGAGGCCTGCCTCGCCAAGGATCCGGACAGCCGCCCCACGGCGCCGGAACTGCTCGACCGCGCCTCCCGGAAGGGACCGTTCACGCAGCCGCTGTGGCCGGCGGCCGTCGACGAGCGCCTGGCCGAACGGGCCGCCTTCGCCGAGAACGTGCAGGAGATCGACGTGCCCACGCTCCCGCTCTCCGGCGGGAGGCCGGAGGCGGAGGCGGCTGGCGAGGAGAAGGAGAAGGAGAAAGCCCCCGGACCGGACCCCGCGCCCGGGTCTCCCCCGGACGGGCCCGAGCGGGGTGTGCGGCGCGAGCGCCGACGCACCCGTGTCCTCCTCGCGGTCCTGCCCGTCGTGGTGCTCTCCGGCGGCACGACACTCGCCATCCAGTACCTGCCGCACACCTCTTCGCCGCGGGCCGAGGCACAAAACACCCCGACCGCTTCCGTGACGGCCCCGGCCGACCCCGCTTCGGCGGCCGGCGGCAGCCCGTCCGGTACGGCTCCGTCCGCACATCCGCCGGCCCAGGACCCGGGGCAGGCGCCGGGCGCCACCGGTGGTGACCCGGCCACCGCGGCCGGCGGCGCCGGAACCGGACCCGGCGCGGGCCCGGTGGCCGGCGGCGCCCCGCCGGGCACGGGCGGCTCCGCGGGCGCGGGCGGCGGCGACGGCGGATCCCGCCCCGCCGCCGGGGGGACGTCGGCGGCGCCCACCAAGGCCCCGGCGCAGCCTCCCTCATCCCCCGACTCCGGCACCTACCGCTATCGCAACGGCAACAACGGCAAGTGCATCACCCAGGTCTTCGGCTCCTCGGACTTCGGCGACTGCGCGAACGGCTCCGCCCGCTGGACCGTGCGGAGCATGCCGGACGGCGGTTTCAAGCTCGTCAACCAGCAGAGCGGAAGCTGCCTCTACTCCAACGGCCTCGGCCAGGCCGTCTTCGTCGGCGACTGCTCCCAGGACATCGGCCGGGTGTGGCGTACGGGTTCGAACGGCGCCCTGCGCAGCGACCTCGGCGGGGGCTGCCTCGACCTCGGCATGAGCAGCGGCCTGGTGACGAAGACCTGCGGCGGGGAGGCCTCCCAGCGCTGGACGAAGCAGACCTAG
- a CDS encoding VanW family protein: protein MGRVHGWTGNRRTALPMVAGGAVVLGLGGLYVTGLVVGGDIDQGTRVRGVDIGGMTVAQARRTLDRELGPAATAPVAMKIGDRVEKADPAALGLSLDTGATAGRAARKGYDPVTVIGGLFASGERDLEPVIRADEEKGRAAVDRIAESTARAPRDGAVAFEKGAAKAVTPLPGVTLVEDRALTTLRDSYLRPGTSPVVLPVEHTEPAVGAEETGRAMKQFAQPAMSGPVALTVAGKSMSIAPAVLGEHLKMSPDAQGRLVPALDSKGLLADPAVARPIEEASRPPLDAAPRVTPDGTVVLAQHSRAGHKVTEDALGKAVLPLLTRTGAARSGEVATVAVQPELTSEAARLGIKEKLSSFTVDFPAAPYRSTNIGRAVELINGSVVQPGREWSFNRTVGERTKENGFVDGIMINDGQYVKSPGGGVSAVATTMYNAVFFAGLKPVEHGAHSFYIERYPEGREATVAWGTLDLRWINDSGHPVYVQASSTDTSLTITLLGTRKYDEIRATKGPRSNITPPAKRTGTGPACEVQTPLEGFDVTVGRIFVQGGKEVRSEEFKTHYTPRDEVVCTPQTPGATPAPAPTAEAAPTASAPTASAPTASAPGPSATTGGRLSAAGAPVSS from the coding sequence ATGGGACGCGTGCACGGCTGGACGGGCAACCGGCGGACGGCCCTGCCGATGGTGGCGGGCGGAGCCGTCGTCCTCGGGCTGGGCGGCCTCTACGTCACCGGCCTGGTGGTGGGCGGCGACATCGACCAGGGCACCCGCGTGCGCGGCGTGGACATCGGCGGAATGACCGTGGCGCAGGCCCGCCGGACGCTGGACCGCGAGCTCGGCCCCGCCGCCACGGCGCCCGTCGCCATGAAGATCGGCGACCGCGTGGAGAAGGCGGATCCCGCCGCACTCGGACTGTCGCTCGACACCGGGGCGACCGCCGGGCGAGCCGCACGCAAGGGATACGACCCCGTGACGGTCATCGGCGGCCTCTTCGCATCCGGCGAGCGCGACCTCGAACCGGTGATCCGCGCGGACGAGGAGAAGGGCCGGGCCGCGGTCGACCGTATCGCCGAATCCACCGCCCGCGCGCCCCGCGACGGAGCCGTCGCCTTCGAGAAGGGTGCGGCGAAGGCCGTCACCCCCCTCCCGGGCGTCACCCTCGTCGAAGACCGCGCCCTCACCACCCTCCGTGACTCCTACCTGCGCCCGGGCACCTCGCCGGTCGTCCTGCCGGTCGAGCACACCGAGCCGGCCGTCGGCGCCGAGGAGACCGGACGGGCGATGAAGCAGTTCGCGCAGCCCGCCATGTCGGGCCCGGTCGCGCTCACCGTCGCGGGCAAGAGCATGTCCATCGCCCCCGCCGTGCTCGGCGAGCACCTGAAGATGAGCCCCGACGCCCAGGGCCGCCTCGTGCCAGCCCTCGACTCCAAGGGCCTGCTCGCCGACCCCGCCGTGGCCCGCCCGATCGAGGAGGCCAGCCGTCCGCCGCTGGACGCCGCACCCCGGGTCACCCCGGACGGCACCGTGGTCCTGGCCCAGCACAGCCGTGCGGGACACAAGGTCACCGAGGACGCCCTCGGCAAGGCCGTACTGCCGCTCCTGACCCGTACGGGAGCCGCCCGCAGCGGCGAGGTCGCCACCGTGGCCGTCCAGCCGGAGCTGACGAGCGAGGCGGCCCGGCTCGGCATCAAGGAGAAGCTCTCCTCCTTCACCGTCGACTTCCCCGCCGCCCCCTACCGCAGCACCAACATCGGCCGCGCCGTCGAGCTCATCAACGGCTCCGTGGTCCAGCCGGGCAGGGAGTGGAGCTTCAACCGCACGGTCGGCGAGCGCACCAAGGAGAACGGTTTCGTCGACGGCATCATGATCAACGACGGCCAGTACGTGAAGTCGCCCGGCGGCGGCGTTTCAGCGGTCGCCACGACCATGTACAACGCGGTCTTCTTCGCGGGCCTCAAGCCCGTCGAGCACGGAGCCCACTCCTTCTACATCGAGCGCTACCCCGAGGGCCGCGAGGCCACCGTCGCCTGGGGCACCCTCGACCTGCGCTGGATCAACGACTCCGGCCACCCCGTCTACGTACAGGCCTCGTCCACCGACACCTCGCTGACCATCACCCTCCTCGGCACCAGGAAGTACGACGAGATACGCGCGACCAAGGGGCCGCGCAGCAACATCACGCCGCCCGCGAAGCGCACGGGCACCGGACCGGCGTGCGAGGTCCAGACCCCCCTCGAAGGTTTCGACGTGACCGTCGGCCGCATCTTCGTCCAGGGCGGCAAGGAGGTCCGCAGCGAGGAGTTCAAGACCCACTACACCCCGCGCGACGAGGTCGTCTGCACCCCGCAGACCCCCGGGGCAACGCCGGCCCCGGCCCCCACGGCGGAAGCCGCCCCCACTGCGTCCGCCCCCACTGCGTCCGCCCCCACTGCGTCCGCCCCTGGCCCGTCCGCCACCACCGGCGGCCGCCTGAGCGCCGCCGGCGCACCCGTCTCGTCCTGA